One part of the Symphalangus syndactylus isolate Jambi chromosome 1, NHGRI_mSymSyn1-v2.1_pri, whole genome shotgun sequence genome encodes these proteins:
- the BTBD18 gene encoding BTB/POZ domain-containing protein 18 — protein sequence MCSPASPKILYRNPRFLRLAFLQLHHQQQSDVFCDVLLQAEGEAVPAHCCILSACSPFFTERLEQERPAQGRKVVLELGGLKISTLRKLVDFLYTSEMEVSQEEAQDVLSAARQLRVSELESLQLEGGKLVKAPQGRRLNRECLQPTSAAPISARVVTPSHHSHTPLPATETPCPLGAIRLKSLGKEEGPQENNPQNADNLSGTLLLKRKARACPTPQEKSSSPSSHSQEPRENKNDTALDPTVLSPPSLYPSVDKHLLPRKIRLSRSKPSPDICTSKPSSILSGSSSVPAIPGRRLWRQRSVNKEAPEDKPKTGRASPLQSTPSPSGLGKTGGSKKRSPDLRTPNSDSAEEGQVGRVKLRKVVNGTCWEVVQETPLKNSQDSPQIPDPGGDFQEPSGTQPFSANEQEMSSTRIELCQDSPVCTRLQDILVSASHSPDHLVVKSEFGSSPELVEKEPMLAIDCREPYAFDTALLEQPCEAEEYRITSAAATSELEEILDFMLCGSDIEPPIGSLESPGAEGCRTSTYHLTEAGKNWIEGEEWCLPDMELWPRELTELEKEPAGENREPTELLSPLVMPSEVSGEVLSVGGRWTPDLEITSSQPLDGQEDKLLHVSSLDTPQRSYGDLSSPCSNWVETGLEVSLTTDELLYPSPKAGKEVSGHSELLGSIPASSEEEEIDVVDWTAEGRLVPTSVPSVWPDPSSESETEVDILT from the coding sequence GTGAGGCAGTTCCAGCTCACTGCTGCATCCTGTCGGCTTGCAGCCCCTTCTTCACAGAGCGCCTGGAGCAGGAGAGGCCAGCTCAGGGTCGGAAGGTGGTGCTGGAGCTGGGTGGCCTGAAGATCAGCACACTTAGGAAGCTGGTGGACTTCTTGTATACCTCAGAAATGGAAGTATCTCAAGAAGAAGCCCAGGATGTGCTATCTGCTGCCCGTCAGCTCCGTGTGTCTGAGCTGGAATCCCTTCAGCTTGAGGGTGGAAAGTTGGTGAAGGCCCCACAGGGCCGAAGACTGAACCGAGAGTGTTTACAACCAACAAGTGCTGCACCAATCTCTGCCAGAGTGGTGACACCCAGCCACCACTCTCACACCCCACTGCCTGCTACTGAAACTCCTTGTCCTCTTGGGGCAATAAGACTGAAGTCcttggggaaggaagaagggccCCAGGAGAACAACCCACAGAATGCAGACAATTTGTCTGGCACTCTTCTGCTCAAGAGGAAGGCCAGAGCCTGCCCAACTCCACAAGAAAAAAGCTCTTCACCATCAAGCCATAGCCAAGAGCCTAGAGAGAACAAGAATGACACTGCCCTTGATCCTACAGTGCTCTCCCCACCCAGCTTGTACCCCTCTGTGGACAAACACCTGTTGCCCAGAAAGATCAGGCTCAGTCGCTCAAAGCCATCTCCTGATATATGTACATCAAAGCCTTCCAGCATTTTAAGTGGATCTAGCTCAGTGCCTGCAATCCCTGGCCGGCGTCTTTGGCGGCAGAGGAGTGTAAATAAAGAAGCACCAGAGGACAAGCCAAAAACAGGAAGAGCTAGTCCTCTACAGAGCACCCCAAGCCCATCTGGTCTGGGAAAGACAGGTGGGAGCAAGAAGCGGAGCCCTGACCTCAGGACACCTAACTCAGACTCTGCAGAGGAGGGGCAGGTTGGGAGAGTTAAACTTAGGAAGGTTGTCAATGGGACTTGCTGGGAAGTGGTACAAGAGACTCCCCTCAAAAACTCTCAAGATAGCCCCCAGATCCCAGATCCCGGAGGAGACTTCCAAGAGCCTTCAGGAACTCAGCCATTCTCCGCTAATGAGCAGGAAATGTCATCTACGAGAATAGAACTGTGTCAGGACTCCCCCGTGTGCACTAGGCTACAAGACATTTTGGTCTCCGCTAGCCACTCCCCAGACCACCTAGTGGTGAAGTCAGAGTTTGGGTCCAGTCCAGAACTGGTAGAGAAGGAACCTATGTTGGCTATTGACTGCAGAGAACCCTATGCATTTGACACAGCTCTGCTGGAGCAGCCCTGTGAGGCTGAGGAGTACCGAATCACAAGTGCTGCTGCCACCAGTGAGCTGGAGGAGATCCTGGACTTCATGCTCTGTGGCTCAGACATTGAACCACCTATAGGGTCTCTGGAGAGTCCAGGGGCTGAGGGTTGCAGAACCTCTACCTACCATCTGACAGAAGCAGGAAAGAACTGGATTGAAGGGGAAGAATGGTGTCTACCAGACATGGAACTCTGGCCCAGGGagctcacagaattggaaaaggaaCCTGCTGGTGAGAACAGAGAGCCAACTGAGCTCCTTAGCCCCCTTGTCATGCCCTCTGAGGTGAGTGGAGAAGTGCTTTCAGTAGGAGGCCGTTGGACACCAGACCTTGAAATTACCAGCTCCCAGCCACTGGATGGTCAGGAAGACAAACTTCTCCATGTCAGCTCCCTTGATACTCCCCAGAGGTCTTATGGGGACCTTTCATCTCCctgctcaaactgggtggagacTGGGCTGGAAGTCTCCTTGACTACAGATGAGTTATTATACCCTTCTCCCAAGGCAGGCAAGGAGGTATCTGGTCACTCTGAACTACTAGGCTCAattcctgccagctctgaagaggaAGAGATTGATGTGGTGGACTGGACAGCAGAGGGGAGGCTGGTACCCACTAGTGTTCCCTCCGTGTGGCCTGACCCTTCTTCAGAGTCAGAAACAGAGGTAGATATACTAACATAG